A window of Drosophila santomea strain STO CAGO 1482 chromosome X, Prin_Dsan_1.1, whole genome shotgun sequence genomic DNA:
GTTTTACTTGAACACCTCACAGTGCTGAGCCACTGAACCACTGAATCACTGAACCACTCATACCCAAACCTCCTTCTCGTTGCAGTTCATCCGGTCATCCAAGTGCCGAATCAATTAGTCGGCGCACCACTTGGCACTGATGTCCAAATCGAGTGTCACGTCGAAGCCTCGCCCAAATCAATTAACTACTGGATTAAGGACACGGGTAAGTGAGTGCGAGCGGAGGGCCGAGACCAGTCTGccgatatatatatgtatatgcgaatatatatatatgtacgtacacatatatatatgtgtatatatgcgTATACGGACAGATGGGTACACACATCTATGCAGATGTCGGACTCTGGGGCCGAACGCATCATTACTCCAACATCGATTCGAATCGAAGCGCTTGGCATTGTCATTAGTCAGTTGTCAGATTGCGGCACGTTCGCTCGTTGCAGGTGGTGCAGTCTGGTGGCAAAGGTCCGGGGATTTCCAGTACACGGAACCAGAATCTATCCCCCGAAATACTCTAAAATTTCAAGCCTTTTTACAGTACGCCTGTGCGTATTCTACACAGAACTAGTTGAGGGTTCACGACTGTTTCTTACAATTACttatttacttttcacttACCCAAGTTTCCACGCCGAAATAAGAGTTTCCTTGGGATAATATTCTGGTTCTTCAACGAAATTGGTTGAGATGTGCACTGCAGGAGaaaatataatgaaattaaCTATGTGCCCCGTACGAAATACTGACATTTGGCCGACTGTGAATCACAGCTTGCTTTATATGAATATGATACCCTTGCTAAATATATTTCGAATAAAGAAGGacaatttataaattcatGAATGCAGAATTGTTAAAACCGCACTACATATATTAAAACCATCCACTAGGTGAGATGATTGTGACATCCGGCAAGTATCATGTGCAGGAGAGCTCGCAGTCCATGTACGAGACCAAAATGTCAATGATAGTCAGGAAGTTCCAAAAGGACGATGTCGGATCCTATCGCTGCATTGCCAAAAACTCGCTGGGCGAAGTCGACAGCAGTATCCGCTTATACGGTGAGTTTTTCAGCACCTCTCCATCAATGTGCAATAAACCGAGGGCCGACAGCAGAGGTGTAAGAATTAAGTGCATTCCATCGGGTTGCACAAAAATACCGATGcagtcaaattaaaatatgcacagcatatatatatacatatatcttgCATAAggtatttaaattaaaatattttatcacTTCATTCAGTTAGACAAAGGAATATGTATACAagattttaaatagtttatttttcctttgaCATTGCTATTTACGTGGTCTCCATTGTGTTTGGCCTGGAATCCGCGAAACGGGACGTATTTGCACCTTTGtttcaattacattttctCATTCGCTCCtttgtttttccgtttttttttttttttttttttgctgcctttcAGAAATCCCCGGACCGAATCGCAATAAAAATCCGCTGAACGGCGGCGGAAAAGGTGGTGGAGGGGCCGGCGGAGTGGGCGGAAGCCTGGATGCGGACGCCAATGACATTTTGAAGCAGAAACAACAAGTCAAAGTCACCTACCAGCCGGAGGACGAGGAGCTGCAGTACGGATCCGTCGAGGATTTCGAGGCAGAGGGCGACGAGGGTGGCGGGCTGCCGCACGTTTACTACACCAGCGGCAATAAACCGGCCACACATAAGCCGGGCAACTCCGGCGGcaatcagcatcagcatcaacatcagcagcaccaccatcaccaccaccacaacaaccaGCAGCACGGTGGTGGGGCAGGTGGCGGCCCAGCTGGCGGTGGGTCGGGGTCACCTGGTGGCGAAATGGGAGGAATCACCCGCAAGCCACCGCCATATTACGGCGGCAATACAGAAGTGAGGGGCCCCATTGACAACAACGAAATGAGCTCCGGCTCCGGAGACTCGCGACTGCGTTGGGGTCACCACTTACCCATTCTCCTCCTCCCATTCACGGCGCAGCTCATCCTGGCCAGGAGTTGGCACTGTCGACAGTCGTTCTTAATGGGCTTGTCGACCCTGTCCGGCCTTTTGCTCAGCCTCTTATAATACGCAGTCTAATGGAATCACCAGCACATTCAACAACTGACTCAACAACACATGACTGCAGCGAAGGAAAAAAAGGTGGTCTTAAGAACCCTACCACGAGACATTCATCAAGCACACCCACTATCAACCGAAAAGCCAGTTGTAATGTGTAACAGCTTAAGGATATCAACAACACTTTCATCAACACACATCCACAGCccagaaacacacacaatgGAGTAATTTAAACGCAGTCTAAAAACTTCGACAACGAAACACAGCACACCACACATTATAAGGTTTATAATTCATTGTCCAAGGGACTTACAACACTTCACCATACATTAACTAACAGTCTTTAGATCACTAACTCTCGATCAGATAACACAATTGTTATGTGTGAATAGTCCAAGGGACAAGGCATCTAACTAAATTCTAGCCAAACACTAGACAACACTTTCATCAACAAATGTTTTAGTGTGTACAGTTCGCAGGGACTAAACATTCACCGATCGTTAAGCAACGACACTTTCACAGACAGTTTCTCAACCGTAAAGAGAACGAGTACATAAAAGAAACATGTTGTAgtagaaaatgttaaattgtttataacattaatgaaaaacaaaaaacagggATGGTATTTGGATGCATCCATATTTAGTGAATGTATTTAACGCAAGAATTTCTAGTGTTACTGTTTTTAAGGGGGTTGCACGGTTAATGAATCACAGCTAGCCTAAGGTAAAATGGTACCCTAAAGCATTTACAGTGTACCgggcactgagaaaaaatcaGAGTCCAATTGAGACAAcatctcgtttttttttgcagagcATAATTATGAATGGAATTTTAGGAGTAACAAGATAGCGCCATAAGAAAAAACACTTGCTATTTATTGCTTTCAAGTCTACAACTTTGACTATACTCATTAATAATCAGCccttttttgttgatttttctCATTTATATTTGGTGGCTGGCACacctttttgccacttttccaATTTCCCAAACCGATTTACAAAACTCTTGGAAAGGTCAATTAATATAGAAAAGTAACACAGAACAAGGGGAACTCAATTTCTTCTactttgcttttgttattCGTTAATTTAGGCTACTCCTGACTGACTTTTGTTGATTTGTTCAACTTTGATTGACACTTGCGAGGTTGCACAAAAGGGTGTGAGTTTATGATAAATAGACCCAGAacttttttctaatttattttttgtcagCAGATTTGTTAattgtgttgctgctgtacCTTAAAATATAACGACATTTCTTATTTTGATGCAAATGATTTACACACAAACTGCGATGCCCTTTTACCCCTTCATACACTGCTTGTAACCCCTTACCAACTATTTCTTCGTGTTtgccaaaagtttttctttcccTTTGCTTTATTTCCCAAGTCTTTGCAGAGGAGTGTTGTTTATTCTTTTTTGTGGCAACGTCTTGTCTTTGCAGCTGAGTATGAGTGTGTCtatgcgtgtgtgagtgtgtgttttttttttgcaaatgtgtgtgtgtggcagctGTGGGGCACAAGTTGTGGACACAGAAAACTCTCGGCTCCCATCTGCgttgcatttgcttttgatGAATTACTTGCATGTCAGttaaccacacacacatatcacacccacacagctacgtttttaatgaaatgaaaactttttggcaaagTGAATTTCATTGTAAGCAGCCCCAAAACCTCGAGACtccccaaaaacccaaaacaatcCTCTGCCAgaacttaaaactaaaataaaaaaaacaacgagACAGctacaaatatacaaaaccgccaaaagctgccactGATGATGATAATAAGATGCTGACAACCGCAGCAACAGCTAAATGAACATcggcagcaaaagcaaaaggcgGCAGCAACCCAAATAAACATGTCACCAAAGCTGGGCCAAAATGTGGCGGTGTCCTAGCTACGTTGACACAAGTGCTTCAAATTACACGGACCCCCAAGAAAGGGAAGCCAAGCAGCAACGTACAACATCGAGAACTAGTCAACCGGCAGCAACACTTTTCCtgatgttgcatgttgctgctgctgctgctgctgcagttgctgctgccattgtCCACtgatgatgttgttgctgctcgtGTTGATGTTTGTCAGTCTCCTCGTGTTGCTACAGGAAAAGCTATGCTAAGCATTTACATTtggttttaataatttaaggGTCTTTTGGCTGAATAGCAAAGGagacatttttaataatttatatcaCATTGTTCTATGTGTCAAGGCATTGCTGCCACCAAAGTCACTTTACTTTAATAGCTTCATAACCGACACTTGATTAAGAAATGCGGAAACATACGGCTTACAGACGTACATTTCGTAATCTTTTTCGTTTTCCTGATATTAAGAGCCTTAATTGAACTACGCAAACATTCAGCTCCTAAAATCAACATAAGAATTGCAAGTACATCTACATTTCTGCTCCAATTTGGTTGGGTTATTTCCATTATTAGTGCAGTTCTTGTCACACGGGCTAATTCGAAGCATGGTGTTGCTGCGGGGATGTTGCAACTGCCACTGAAGTTGCTGCTGTACGTTTCACTCGTGCAGTTGCTTCTGCAGCCGCTTCTTTTGTTGTTATcgctgatgatgctgctgttgccacaTTTGATGCCTTTAAAATCGCGCATCCTTTGTCGTCCTTTGTTGCGTTGCGTAAATAGCacaagaaatataaatacacaGCAGCAATAATGCCAGACAAACATGCACAAAAGGACAATCACAGTGGGAGAAATTGTGGTTAAATCTAATTGGTTCAACTGCATTCAGAATTTGGCAATAGGCtcatttaattgtttaaatcatttattttgtgtaGCGCATGTAGGGTATACTAAACATTTTGTAATGTTTTTCTATTAAATAGTAAACTGTTTCGTAATTTTGTCTCTGTAGACCTTTTCCGGTGTACGTGTGCATTTTGCTGCTTATGATTGTTATGGAGCCACAGTTTGAGTTGTTTTTTGGGGCTTTCCGCGACACTTGTAATCAAGTTTTCCCGCGCGCAatggtgtgtgtgcgtgtgagttcTGCCGTCTCTGTCTTTCCaagtgttgcctacttttgtgGGCGGGTAAAACGGCTCGTTGAGTGGGTGTGGCGTGAGGAGAAGCGCTTAATTGCTCTATTTGATGCCgtcaaattgtattttaatttcgcatttcccTTTTTAACATTCCTTTCTGTGCTGTCCTTTagtggcttttgttttggaaaaagggaattgattttaatatgcGACGAGAAATCTCCAAAATGTGTTTCTTGgcaaatttttcttttaaaatattggtttTATATctctaaaatatcaattattttcattagaCATATTCCAATGATTTTTCGAGACTTGCTGtactttaataatattttgcaGGCACGATTTGGGACATCCTCATCATGAGTTATATCTGGCTTCGTCATAATTTTGGTGTCCATTCTTTTGGCGTTCTTTTTTCCAACCGTCTTTGGTTTACTGCGGTTTATTGTGTTATGCAGTGTGGCGAACTTGtatctatttaaattttgtgtgtggcaacatgtttattttataaccCCAAGGCAAGAGGAAAATTCAGGGGGAGTTTGCTTCATGTTTGACGgaagtttaattgaatacACCGCTTACTTGACGGTGGGCGGGGATGGGGGAAAATGTacttgtgtgcgtgtgttggccgcaaaacattttccgcattttccgGGAAAAGACAGGACAACAGCTCGCTAAAACAAACGGCAATCAAGTTGAATtgttacacacacacataaaggGGCGTTGAAAAGCGGTGGCGTGGATGATACGTAGGGGAAAGTAAAAGCAAAATATAGCGAAAATATGGGCAAAATAAGTGCGGAGTCTGTCAGCCGCTGGCTGAAATTTACTcaacttttttgatttaataatgaaatgaGTGTCGGCTTGAATATTCCTTTAAGTGTATATGTATGGCACTGGGGGTGTGAGTATGTGTAAGTATGCGAATATGTGTACACTCCTGTATCCCGGTAAATGGCTTCGCTTTGTAATGTCTCAATGGCTGACAAGCGGCTGTCGAGCAACAGCTGGATAAATAAGTTGAGCACTGTTAAAAACTCTGCCCAAATTACTACACAAATATGCTCCATAAAAACcggtttaaaaataaacgtTTTATGGTATAGCATAGCCCAATAATGGGGAACAGAATGGCCCGTTTGTTAATAGTTTTCTTCggaatatatgttttttttaaattaattcatcGAGCTCTCCTCGCAAAGACGGTTCCCAGTTTagtgtaaaaatatttgtttattaagaACATTTTCCACTGGTTCTATTGGTTTATTTGGCTATTCAATACGTTTCATTGTTTGTTGTAACACGTTTTTTGACCCCCCTTTTTCTACGTGTTTTGGCCAAAGCCAATAATCCAGCTTAAACCAAATTTTTGGCTTGCAGCCGTATCTTTTCATCAGTTTGTGATGACTGCCGGGCGGCCGAGcgagaaataaaattaaacaaatacgAGATAACAGGCCACTCCAGCAGCAGATATTCAATTACAGCTGCTTTAGGTTGCTGGTTGCAACTTGCAAGTTGCATGTTGCTCGTATGTGTGGGCAGCACTCGAAgaacgaaggacgaaggacagAGTTCTCAGTACTGAGCACTCGTACACTGAGTACTCAGGCCTTTAGGACTCTTGGTCCCCTCTGGCCACATGCTCGAATtgattaaattgaaattttattcgAGTCCTGCTCGTCCCCATTGTGCAACAGTTGTCCTGCTGCAGGATCCTTTGtgcatttgttgcattttaattaagagCTGCTTTGTGCTGTCGCTGGAACAATAAAACCAAATCTAGCCACAACATCTAAGCAACCCCCTGCGCATTTATAAATATCcagtagaatccggttatagCTACTTTCAAGGCACCGATTTTACGTCGTTATACCCGGAAGACGCACTAACAGAAAGGtggaaagaaaaacttttttgtttatttaatgaTTGGCATGTTCGTAATATgttttaacataaaaatattatttttttataaaaaaaaaatgtaatcaatttaatttaataacaagGGTTTTTCATTagaaaaaagcagaaaaaaactagaaatatggcgaaaacgctgatcaaaaatatcagatttttatcaacaaattttttttccgattttttgataaaaataccaaatgtggaatgccatacctcgttgaattcgtaataaaatttcctCAAAAAAGGAAAGTGTAATTCTTTGCAATTcttcgcaaattttgatgatggtacctatcaaaaatgcgaaaatttgtaaaattttttttttcgaaaatcaaaaaaggaGGGATACACATActtagctatgtttattagcagcacaaaacagtcttcattttagCTGTCATTTTGACCAAGCTATGGCAAATATGCCGATTGAAAAAACATATTTAGATGTGCTACCGTTGTGCTCCGAGTAATAGTAATGTCCTAACATATTTGTTCAATTAAAACGCTATCAGTTCTTTTTAACagtaatgaaaatattttgaaattagtTTATTTCGAAAATTGGTTGTTTTGCTTAGTTATACccattaatttttcaaaaacttAGTCATTAAAAGCTTAGATAAATGCATTCGGCgcaatataaaatatttctttatttagcaactcttttattttgaaCACAGCTGCAGAAAACCAGTTATTTTGGTTTGTGTATAAAGCAAATGCTAAATTTGTATTGGAAGTTTGTAAAAAGGTCTTACATTTAATGCAAATCATAGTTATTAAATTGGACTCTACAAGCATCAGATCCATTAAAGGTTGTTCATATGCTAAGCGGGATATATCTCCCTTTATGGTACTGTACttatatcaaaaaaaaaaatcgaattacACAATAATATTATGTGCCATTATTAGCAGACCTAAATGCtgaacgaaaataaataagataaaCTAGAGGAAATGTTATAGAATCCTGGAATCTTTCAACTTTTCAAATTCTGTATATAGTTTTGTTGTGACTAAAATCCATTTAAATGTGTAATACATAATTTTTCATTGCGTTGCTTTTACATTACTATTAGCCCATAAGCCTAAAATTGTATATAAGACAGCTCGTAAAGAAAAGTTAAAGCTAAAATAAACTGTATATAGCCAACGAGGATAAACTGTAATGTGTATTTAGGATGGATTTAAGGATCAATCAATGACGttcacacaaaacaaaaaactgaagCTTAATCAAAGTTCTCTTGATAATCCCCCTGAAAAAATTGAGAGCCGCTCTATATAAACCAGCAGTAAACGCATAAAGTAAAGTATAtcttatatataataaataaacaagcatatatatacaagacaaattatatatattatatggtAAACGAACAAATTCTACAAATAAAggacaaaaatatatttattaaaattaatcaGAAAGTTTAAATTGCCAGGGTTTGGGTCGCATGTCAAAGTTTGATCCTAGGAGTTGTAAAAGCAGAATTTTGCATACGGCGAGAGACGTTCGAGGGGTTTTCCAGCTAACAACAGACAAGACAAGACCTCCGACCAGCTGCACCAACAACTTTTCCCTCATCCTATCTTTATCTATATTTAGTTGTACAAATCTGAATCTCTCACTCAGAGGCAGGATATCCGTTTCTGCGCCGAGCGGAAGTTGTTGTGAAAATAACACAGCAAATAACTTTTGCCACCGCAATGAGCACTGCACTCCACCCATCTTCCACCCATACTTCACCAACCTTCTGGATTAATTTTACGCCTACTCCTCGGCCCCTCCGAAAAATCCCACGAGCTTCCACACACCCAGGTTGCATCGACTGAGTTGACATTTATTGGACTTCTGCtacgaaaacgaaaacaatatGTAATAAACCATTTTCACGAGATTTGTACGACAATCACgacaaaaaatcagttacacGCCATCATCTCTAATTTAGGCAAAAAAAGGGACCGTTGGCTACCTTCTAggatttttgttcgcctagtacttaaaatcgggaatctcttcgatttcttgaaaatttcagccgcccggatattattttcgctgctaaatcggccagtttttggtttcgcacaccaggcgaacagaaatctcagcaggtgaCGGCAGGTCCCAGCAGatatcatagaacgagacaactagcTTATACTTCCATGATGGCCATCCCTTTCATGCTTTCAGGCGCCCTCTAAGGAGAAATCCCGTTACTTTTCAACGGAACGCAGATCAGAGATGCTCAGTCACATTGTGCACTCGGTGCTTCACGCGTTTCtcacgagatttgcacgacaatcacgacataaataaaatatccatgtggttgttggaagcgtgacaaaaaatcagttacacGCGGGCATCTCTATTTTAGGCTAAAAAAGGGACCGTTGGCTACCTTCTAggatttttgttcgcctagtacttaaaatcgggaatctcttcgatttcttgaaaatttcagccgcccggatattattttcgctgctaaatcggccagtttttggtttcgcacaccaggcgaacagaaatctcagcaggtgaCGGCAGGTCCCAGCAGatatcatagaacgagacaactagcTTATACTTCCATGATGGCCATCCCTTTCATGCTTTCAGGCGCCCTCTAAGGAGAAATCCCGTTACTTTTCAACGGAACGCAGATCAGAGATGCTCAGTCACATTGTGCACTCGGTGCTTCACGCGTTTCtcacgagatttgcacgacaatcacgacataaataaaatatccatgtggttgttggaagcgtgacaaaaaatcagttacacGCGGGCATCTCTATTTTAGGCTAAAAAAGGGACCGTTGGCTACCTTCTAggatttttgttcgcctagtacttaaaatcgggaatctcttcgatttcttgaaaatttcagccgcccggatattattttcgctgctaaatcggccagtttttggtttcgcacaccaggcgaacagaaatctcagcaggtgaCGGCAGGTCCCAGCAGatatcatagaacgagacaactagcTTATACTTCCATGATGGCCATCCCTTTCATGCTTTCAGGCGCCCTCTAAGGAGAAATCCCGTTACTTTGCAACGGAACGCAGATCAGAGATGCTCAGTCACATTGTGCACTCGGTGCTTCACGTGTGTTGCACGAAATTTGCACGACAATCacgacataaataaaataccccatgtggttgttgggagCGTGACAAGAAATCAGT
This region includes:
- the LOC120455328 gene encoding lachesin, with product MPVSAKRLLRNFQLTRCDRNGKMLIHLLLIVSLLEAIGAFQPEFVESISNVSVAVGRDATFTCHVRHLGGYRVGWLKADTKAIQAIHENVITHNPRVTVSHLDQNTWNLHIKAVSEEDRGGYMCQLNTDPMKSQIGFLDVVIPPDFISEDTSSDVIVPEGSSVRLTCRARGYPEPIVTWRREDGNEIVLKDNVGTKTLAPSFRGEVLKLSKISRNEMGSYLCIASNGVPPSVSKRISLSIHFHPVIQVPNQLVGAPLGTDVQIECHVEASPKSINYWIKDTGEMIVTSGKYHVQESSQSMYETKMSMIVRKFQKDDVGSYRCIAKNSLGEVDSSIRLYEIPGPNRNKNPLNGGGKGGGGAGGVGGSLDADANDILKQKQQVKVTYQPEDEELQYGSVEDFEAEGDEGGGLPHVYYTSGNKPATHKPGNSGGNQHQHQHQQHHHHHHHNNQQHGGGAGGGPAGGGSGSPGGEMGGITRKPPPYYGGNTEVRGPIDNNEMSSGSGDSRLRWGHHLPILLLPFTAQLILARSWHCRQSFLMGLSTLSGLLLSLL